In the Ensifer adhaerens genome, one interval contains:
- a CDS encoding NADP-dependent oxidoreductase has translation MSKNTQVLLAARPAGRPTPSDFRIVETAIPEPAEGEVLLKILYLSLDPYMRGRMNAGRSYAKPVEIGAVMEGGTVARVVRSRHPDFSDGDFVLSHSGWQSYALSRGADLRKLDPSAAPLSTALGILGMPGFTAYAGLLTIGRPKPGETVVVAAASGAVGSAVGQIARIKGARAVGIAGGADKCAFVRDTLGFDAVIDHRAPDFTEQLAATCPKGIDVYFENVGGHVWDAVFPLLNDFARVPVCGLIAHYNQAGGPQAGGDRLPGVMREVLSRSLLIRGFIQREFADQRPAFYQEMAGWIASGEVRYKEDVVDGIENSPNAFIGLLEGRNFGKLVVRLADES, from the coding sequence ATGAGCAAGAACACCCAGGTCCTGCTTGCCGCCCGGCCAGCCGGTCGACCGACGCCGAGCGATTTTCGCATCGTAGAGACGGCAATCCCGGAGCCGGCCGAAGGCGAAGTTCTGCTGAAGATCCTCTATCTTTCCCTCGATCCCTACATGCGCGGGCGCATGAACGCCGGCCGCTCCTATGCCAAGCCGGTGGAGATCGGCGCGGTCATGGAAGGCGGCACGGTGGCCCGCGTCGTCCGCTCGCGCCACCCCGATTTCAGCGACGGCGATTTCGTGCTCTCCCACTCCGGTTGGCAGAGCTATGCGCTGTCGCGCGGTGCGGACCTGCGCAAGCTCGATCCATCGGCGGCGCCTCTATCGACGGCACTCGGCATTCTCGGCATGCCCGGCTTTACCGCCTATGCGGGACTGCTGACAATCGGCAGGCCGAAGCCAGGTGAGACGGTTGTGGTGGCTGCCGCCAGCGGCGCCGTCGGCTCGGCCGTCGGCCAGATCGCACGCATCAAGGGCGCCCGCGCTGTCGGGATCGCCGGCGGTGCGGACAAGTGCGCCTTCGTTCGCGACACACTCGGCTTCGATGCGGTGATCGATCACCGCGCGCCGGATTTCACCGAGCAGCTCGCGGCCACTTGCCCCAAAGGCATCGACGTCTATTTCGAGAATGTCGGTGGCCATGTCTGGGATGCGGTGTTTCCGTTACTGAACGACTTCGCCCGCGTGCCCGTGTGCGGGCTGATCGCGCACTACAACCAGGCCGGCGGCCCGCAAGCGGGCGGCGACAGGTTGCCGGGCGTCATGCGCGAGGTCCTGAGCCGGAGCCTGCTCATCCGCGGCTTCATCCAGCGTGAATTCGCCGATCAGCGGCCGGCCTTCTACCAGGAGATGGCAGGCTGGATCGCCAGCGGCGAGGTTCGCTACAAGGAGGACGTCGTCGACGGCATCGAGAACTCCCCGAATGCGTTCATCGGGCTGCTCGAAGGCCGCAATTTCGGCAAGCTGGTCGTGCGGCTGGCTGACGAGAGCTGA
- a CDS encoding VWA domain-containing protein, with translation MIADFHFLRPLWLLALLAVPLLVYLVSRRGDVRLQWQGVIAPHLLDHLLIEKGGKRRLQPVHITAALIAVAAIAAAGPTWQRERPPFVEDTAPLAIAIDLNPTMNATDISPTRLERAKLKVQDILSLRKGSRTALFAYAGSAHMVLPLSDDAALVKTYLAALSPQIMPVDGKDTAKALQEVETALANETVPGTILFMTDGVERSAFQVFSRYKGRNALMVLGIGTAEGGPVKTADGGFLTDATGSHVRSKLDVDSLKALQSASEAEVATVTPDDSDVRWIVRRIQTNFAAKTAEGLTRWHDAGWWLTIPIAVFGLFWFRRGWTVRWAVYLLAATLMLMSNDRAQAADNRFLDLWLTPDQQGRRAFEQGDFPGAAEKFADPSWRGAALYRAGRFEDAIDAFAETDTAESYYNQGNALMHLGKPEEAIAVYEQALKRRPDWPDAEKNLAAAEKFKADKDKQEQDAEQEQAGIDPDQVQFDDKGKKGQDATVQGGAQTADMWMRNIQVSPAELLARKFAIEAKEATP, from the coding sequence ATGATCGCGGACTTCCACTTCCTCAGACCGCTCTGGCTGCTGGCGCTTCTCGCCGTCCCGCTGCTTGTCTATCTCGTCAGCCGGCGGGGCGATGTCCGCTTGCAATGGCAGGGCGTGATCGCTCCCCACCTGCTCGATCACCTGCTGATCGAGAAGGGCGGCAAGCGGCGCCTGCAGCCCGTGCACATCACGGCGGCGCTGATTGCTGTCGCAGCCATCGCTGCGGCCGGTCCGACATGGCAGCGCGAGCGACCGCCCTTCGTCGAGGACACAGCACCGCTGGCGATCGCCATCGACCTCAACCCGACGATGAACGCGACCGACATTTCGCCGACGCGGCTCGAACGCGCCAAGCTCAAGGTCCAGGATATTCTCAGCCTCAGGAAAGGCTCGCGCACCGCGCTCTTCGCCTATGCCGGCTCGGCCCATATGGTGCTGCCGCTCAGCGACGATGCGGCGCTGGTCAAGACCTATCTCGCGGCACTTTCGCCTCAGATCATGCCGGTCGACGGCAAGGATACGGCAAAGGCCCTGCAGGAGGTCGAGACGGCACTGGCCAATGAAACCGTCCCCGGTACGATCCTGTTCATGACCGACGGGGTCGAGCGTTCGGCCTTTCAGGTATTCAGCCGGTACAAGGGTCGAAACGCCCTCATGGTGCTCGGCATCGGCACGGCTGAAGGCGGTCCGGTGAAGACTGCCGACGGCGGCTTCCTGACCGACGCAACCGGCAGTCATGTTCGTTCCAAGCTCGATGTCGACAGCCTGAAGGCGCTGCAGTCCGCATCCGAGGCCGAGGTCGCGACCGTCACGCCTGACGATTCCGACGTGCGCTGGATCGTCAGGCGCATCCAGACTAATTTTGCCGCCAAGACCGCCGAGGGGCTGACCCGTTGGCATGATGCCGGCTGGTGGCTCACGATCCCGATCGCCGTCTTTGGGCTGTTCTGGTTCCGCCGCGGCTGGACCGTGCGCTGGGCCGTCTATCTGCTCGCCGCCACCCTTATGCTGATGAGCAATGACCGGGCGCAGGCCGCCGACAACCGCTTCCTCGACCTCTGGCTGACACCTGACCAGCAGGGCCGGCGCGCGTTCGAACAGGGCGACTTCCCAGGCGCCGCCGAGAAATTCGCCGATCCTTCCTGGCGCGGCGCGGCGCTCTACCGTGCCGGCCGTTTCGAGGACGCGATCGACGCCTTTGCCGAAACCGATACGGCCGAGAGCTACTACAATCAAGGCAACGCCCTCATGCACCTCGGCAAGCCGGAAGAGGCGATAGCGGTCTACGAGCAGGCATTGAAACGCCGCCCCGACTGGCCCGACGCGGAAAAGAACCTGGCCGCTGCGGAAAAATTCAAAGCCGACAAGGACAAGCAGGAGCAGGACGCTGAACAGGAACAGGCAGGCATAGACCCTGACCAGGTCCAGTTCGACGACAAGGGCAAGAAGGGCCAGGACGCCACCGTCCAAGGCGGCGCCCAGACCGCCGACATGTGGATGCGCAACATCCAGGTCTCGCCCGCCGAGTTGCTCGCGCGAAAATTCGCGATCGAGGCGAAGGAAGCAACGCCATGA
- a CDS encoding DUF58 domain-containing protein, which produces MAISLPALARSRGVVKTRQVDATGVYTSVDTLVGLEAMARDLTFLRKAPVRRLLAGRHESRMRGRGLSFEELRNYLPGDDIRAIDWRVTARTGKPVVRVYDEEKDRPALILVDQRINMFFGSRRAMKSVAAAEVAALSAWRVLALGDRVGGFVFGDEEVTEVRPYRSREAVIRLADSIVRHNTALQAGSQAPHGAEQLDVVLATVANIARHDHLIIVISDFDGYSLETRDMLLKLSAHNDVISVLIYDPFLLELPRKGDIVFSGGLLQAEVQFGHGNVRDAIDSFARKRGRALRSWQEELGLPMLPISAAEEIAPQLRTMLGQLASRQRRR; this is translated from the coding sequence ATGGCTATATCCCTGCCGGCTCTCGCCCGTTCCCGCGGCGTCGTAAAAACCCGCCAGGTCGATGCGACCGGCGTCTACACGTCGGTCGACACGCTCGTCGGGCTCGAGGCCATGGCCCGGGACCTCACCTTCCTGCGCAAGGCCCCGGTACGGCGCCTGCTTGCCGGGCGACATGAATCGCGCATGCGCGGCCGCGGCCTCTCGTTCGAGGAGTTGCGTAACTATCTCCCCGGTGACGACATCCGTGCGATCGACTGGCGGGTGACGGCGCGCACCGGCAAGCCCGTCGTGCGCGTCTATGACGAAGAGAAGGACCGGCCGGCCCTGATCCTCGTCGACCAGCGCATCAACATGTTCTTCGGCAGCCGCCGCGCGATGAAATCGGTCGCCGCCGCGGAGGTCGCGGCGCTTTCGGCCTGGCGCGTGCTGGCGCTCGGCGATCGTGTCGGCGGCTTCGTCTTCGGCGACGAAGAGGTCACCGAGGTGCGCCCTTACCGCAGCCGCGAGGCGGTCATCCGCCTTGCCGACAGCATCGTTCGCCACAACACCGCACTCCAGGCGGGTTCGCAGGCGCCACATGGCGCAGAGCAGCTCGACGTCGTGCTTGCCACCGTCGCCAACATCGCTCGGCATGATCACCTGATCATCGTCATCAGCGATTTCGACGGATATAGCCTCGAAACCCGAGACATGCTGTTGAAGCTCTCGGCCCACAACGATGTGATCTCGGTCCTCATCTACGATCCCTTCCTGCTCGAACTGCCGCGCAAGGGCGACATCGTCTTCAGTGGCGGCCTGCTTCAGGCCGAGGTGCAGTTCGGCCACGGCAATGTCCGCGACGCGATCGACAGCTTTGCCAGAAAGCGCGGCCGGGCACTGCGCTCCTGGCAGGAGGAACTCGGGCTGCCGATGCTACCGATTTCGGCCGCCGAAGAGATCGCGCCGCAATTGCGCACCATGCTCGGGCAACTCGCCAGCCGGCAACGGAGGCGATAG
- a CDS encoding BatD family protein — protein sequence MSASSPVPRLLLWLIGLTLWFNGDAFAANPFARATLATEGTIYAGQQIEIDIDVFVPNYFLTPPQFPLFDLRGAVVTMPDDRGMNLNETVDGEAFSGIRKTYVITPQAAGTYALPTIVIPFGYAAVPGQTTQGKVTVPRLKFTVEAVPGGAGGAPGVTAGEITINQTFDRDPAGLHAGDALVRTVTTRAAGLAPMMIPEPSLKAPQGVQVYRHDPVLSEERTPRGEIAAGLRKDVATYVFAEPGTFPLASITLEWFNPQSGKTETAEADGAQVVVGAAPATETAIAPPAPPPTKEPFDWLWWATAAASVLALATAIQVAANLFGRLETWIDAALTRNAHSEDTAFRQVLSACRDQDKARLDTALDRWSRRTGNVPLEKWLDRFADQETKVAFARHRQSRYGTSQSHHERPDFARLQSGLKSARRRWLEEFSGDDEAADELPGLNPVFDSALRKSR from the coding sequence ATGAGCGCTTCGTCCCCAGTGCCTCGGCTGCTGCTCTGGTTGATCGGCCTGACGCTCTGGTTCAATGGCGATGCGTTCGCCGCCAACCCCTTTGCCCGCGCGACGCTTGCGACCGAGGGTACGATCTATGCCGGGCAGCAGATAGAAATCGACATCGACGTTTTCGTGCCCAACTACTTTCTGACGCCGCCGCAGTTTCCGCTGTTCGACCTTCGCGGCGCAGTGGTCACCATGCCGGACGATCGCGGGATGAACCTCAATGAAACCGTCGATGGTGAAGCCTTCTCGGGCATCCGCAAGACCTATGTGATCACGCCGCAGGCGGCGGGCACCTACGCCTTGCCGACGATTGTGATCCCGTTCGGCTATGCGGCCGTGCCGGGCCAGACGACGCAGGGCAAGGTGACAGTGCCGCGCCTCAAATTTACCGTGGAAGCGGTTCCGGGGGGCGCCGGTGGAGCGCCGGGCGTGACCGCAGGCGAAATCACCATCAACCAGACATTCGACCGGGACCCGGCCGGCCTGCATGCGGGCGACGCGCTGGTGCGCACGGTCACCACCCGCGCGGCCGGCCTCGCACCGATGATGATCCCCGAGCCCAGCTTGAAGGCGCCACAGGGAGTGCAGGTTTATCGGCACGATCCGGTGCTTTCAGAGGAGCGCACGCCGCGCGGCGAAATCGCCGCGGGACTGCGCAAGGACGTTGCAACCTACGTCTTTGCCGAGCCCGGAACCTTCCCGCTGGCTTCAATCACATTGGAGTGGTTCAACCCTCAATCCGGAAAGACCGAAACCGCCGAGGCCGACGGCGCGCAGGTGGTGGTCGGAGCGGCACCGGCAACGGAGACCGCCATTGCGCCACCTGCGCCGCCGCCGACGAAGGAGCCGTTCGATTGGCTTTGGTGGGCTACCGCCGCGGCATCGGTTCTCGCCCTCGCCACCGCAATCCAGGTCGCCGCCAACCTGTTCGGGCGGCTCGAAACCTGGATCGATGCCGCCTTGACGCGCAATGCACACTCCGAGGATACGGCCTTTCGCCAGGTTCTCTCGGCCTGCCGCGACCAGGACAAGGCGCGTCTGGATACGGCGCTCGATCGCTGGTCGCGCAGGACAGGGAATGTGCCGCTGGAGAAATGGCTCGATCGCTTTGCCGATCAGGAGACGAAGGTCGCCTTCGCCCGGCACCGGCAGAGCCGGTACGGCACTTCGCAATCCCACCACGAGCGACCCGATTTCGCCCGGCTGCAAAGCGGACTGAAGTCGGCGCGGCGACGCTGGCTGGAGGAATTCTCCGGTGACGACGAAGCGGCCGATGAATTGCCCGGCCTCAATCCGGTGTTCGACAGCGCCTTGCGGAAGAGCCGCTGA
- a CDS encoding DUF4381 domain-containing protein, translating to MATAAPPKDPLLEATLRQLADIAMPAPVSRMPQTWAWAALAGFILLLIAFACWRWYQRWEANGYRRQALTDLKAIEGRLAASATRGEALVALPILLKRTALVLWPRETIAGLHGTGWTGFLDAHSGGPVFPIASARFFEEAEYRGSQALCAVPEPEARTYAAAARHWIEAHHVRA from the coding sequence ATGGCGACGGCCGCCCCTCCAAAAGACCCGTTGCTCGAGGCAACCCTTCGGCAGCTTGCGGACATCGCCATGCCCGCGCCCGTATCGAGGATGCCGCAGACCTGGGCCTGGGCGGCGCTCGCCGGCTTCATACTCCTGCTGATCGCATTTGCATGCTGGCGCTGGTACCAGCGCTGGGAAGCCAACGGTTACCGTCGTCAAGCGCTCACCGACCTCAAGGCAATAGAAGGACGGCTCGCCGCGTCCGCAACTCGCGGCGAAGCACTCGTCGCCCTGCCCATCCTCCTGAAGCGCACTGCCCTGGTGCTCTGGCCGCGCGAAACGATTGCCGGGCTCCACGGCACGGGCTGGACCGGTTTCCTCGATGCCCATTCCGGTGGCCCTGTGTTTCCGATCGCCTCGGCGCGCTTCTTCGAGGAAGCGGAGTATCGCGGCAGCCAGGCGCTTTGCGCCGTGCCTGAGCCGGAAGCACGGACCTATGCCGCCGCGGCACGTCACTGGATCGAGGCGCATCATGTACGTGCTTGA
- a CDS encoding HAD family hydrolase: MRSNFVPSRYRSRLVGLLFLLSTAFAAPVAAIAADAPADNLPSWNDGEAKTAIVDFVARVTSENGADFVTPEERIAVFDNDGTLWTEQPNYFQGMFAIDRVKAMAPEHPEWKDKEPVASLLKGDMAGVAAAGEKGIVELVMATHAGMTTDAFTKTVKDWFANAKHSRFERPYNEITYLPMRELLDYLRANGFKTYIVSGGGIEFMRPMTEQMYGIPPEQVVGSSITTKYDLDGDTPVLTREPKINFIDDGPGKPVGINTFIGRRPIFAAGNSDGDYEMLRWVTAGTGPRFGMIVHHTDGEREWAYDRQSPVGKLDKALTEAEQRNWLLVDMKQDWRKIYAFEK; this comes from the coding sequence ATGCGGTCCAACTTCGTGCCGAGCAGGTACCGTTCGCGGCTCGTCGGCCTCCTGTTTCTGCTTTCTACGGCGTTCGCCGCTCCGGTTGCTGCGATTGCGGCTGATGCGCCGGCCGACAACCTTCCGTCGTGGAATGATGGCGAGGCGAAGACGGCCATCGTCGATTTCGTCGCGCGCGTGACCAGCGAGAACGGAGCCGACTTTGTGACGCCGGAGGAACGCATTGCCGTCTTCGACAATGACGGCACGCTCTGGACGGAGCAGCCGAATTATTTCCAGGGCATGTTCGCCATAGATCGCGTCAAGGCGATGGCGCCGGAACATCCGGAATGGAAAGACAAGGAGCCAGTCGCTTCGCTTCTCAAGGGCGACATGGCGGGTGTTGCCGCTGCCGGAGAGAAAGGCATCGTCGAGCTCGTGATGGCGACCCATGCGGGCATGACAACGGATGCGTTCACCAAGACGGTCAAGGACTGGTTTGCGAACGCCAAGCACTCGCGCTTCGAGCGTCCCTATAACGAGATCACCTATCTGCCGATGCGTGAATTGCTCGACTATCTCCGGGCAAACGGCTTCAAGACCTACATCGTCTCCGGCGGCGGCATCGAGTTCATGCGGCCGATGACCGAGCAGATGTATGGCATTCCGCCCGAACAGGTCGTCGGCAGCAGCATTACGACGAAATACGACCTCGACGGCGACACGCCGGTGCTGACGCGCGAACCCAAGATCAACTTCATCGACGACGGTCCGGGCAAGCCCGTCGGGATCAACACCTTCATCGGCCGCCGGCCGATCTTTGCGGCCGGCAATTCCGACGGCGACTACGAGATGCTGCGCTGGGTGACGGCTGGCACCGGCCCGCGCTTCGGCATGATCGTGCACCATACGGACGGCGAGCGCGAATGGGCCTACGACCGGCAATCGCCGGTCGGCAAGCTGGACAAGGCGCTGACGGAAGCCGAGCAGAGGAACTGGCTGCTGGTCGACATGAAACAGGACTGGCGCAAGATCTATGCATTCGAGAAGTGA
- a CDS encoding AAA family ATPase has translation MGARDDIEQLGKRIGEAIIGQEGMIERLLLGLLSNGHLLVEGLPGLAKTRAIKSMAKNLDAELSRIQFTPDLLPADITGSEIYFSDGGKGEFRFQEGPIFANLILADEVNRAPAKVQSALLEAMEERQVTIGGKSHTLPDLFLVMATQNPIEQEGTYPLPEAQLDRFLMHIQVDYPDAASEADIMRLVRSEEIHAKTNNHATEKLAQDAVFSARQEISAITVSEAIENYIVALVMATRYPDKVDKDLAKWLQVGVSPRGVIGLDKVARAHAWLNGRDFVTPDDVQATVHDVFRHRLVLSYEAHAGGTTANQVIDRIVELVAVA, from the coding sequence ATGGGTGCACGCGACGATATCGAGCAGCTTGGCAAGCGTATCGGCGAAGCGATCATCGGCCAGGAGGGCATGATCGAGCGGTTGCTGCTGGGCTTGCTCAGCAACGGACATTTGCTCGTCGAGGGCTTGCCGGGGCTCGCGAAGACCCGTGCGATCAAGAGCATGGCGAAGAACCTCGACGCGGAGCTGTCGCGCATCCAGTTCACGCCCGACCTCCTGCCCGCCGACATCACCGGGTCGGAGATCTATTTTTCCGATGGCGGCAAGGGCGAGTTTCGCTTTCAGGAGGGGCCCATCTTCGCCAATCTCATCCTGGCGGACGAGGTCAACCGTGCGCCGGCCAAGGTGCAATCGGCTCTGCTCGAAGCGATGGAGGAACGTCAGGTCACCATCGGCGGCAAGAGCCACACGCTGCCGGACCTGTTCCTGGTGATGGCCACGCAGAACCCGATCGAGCAGGAAGGCACCTATCCGCTGCCCGAGGCGCAACTCGACCGCTTCCTCATGCACATCCAGGTGGACTACCCGGACGCCGCCTCGGAGGCCGACATCATGCGGTTGGTGCGCTCCGAGGAAATCCACGCGAAAACCAACAATCACGCGACGGAAAAACTCGCACAGGATGCGGTGTTTTCCGCACGCCAGGAGATTTCGGCGATCACCGTTTCGGAGGCGATCGAAAATTACATCGTCGCGCTCGTCATGGCGACCCGCTATCCCGACAAGGTCGACAAGGACCTCGCCAAATGGCTGCAGGTCGGCGTCAGCCCGCGCGGCGTCATCGGCCTCGACAAGGTTGCGAGGGCGCATGCCTGGCTGAACGGCCGCGATTTCGTGACCCCCGACGATGTGCAGGCCACCGTGCACGACGTCTTTCGCCACCGGCTGGTGCTTTCCTACGAAGCCCATGCCGGCGGCACCACCGCCAACCAGGTGATCGACCGCATCGTCGAACTCGTCGCGGTCGCCTGA
- a CDS encoding vWA domain-containing protein — translation MYVLDHAWALILLPLPFLVWWLLPPYREQSAAVRIPFFKDITAAANLGPTEGSVVPRTNLGQKAIAPICWALIVLALARPQYVEPPIEKTEPQRDLMLAIDLSQSMDTRDFRDPAGNLQTRAEAVHKVVADFIDRRPNDRLGLIAFGDAPYPLVPFTLDHKTVKLMLADSLPGMAGPRTAVGDAIGLAIKMFDASTAPDKVMILLTDGNDTASKMPPDKAAGIAADRDVVIHTVGIGDPNAEGEQKLDTTTLQGIAETTKGRYFFGQDQAGLKNIYELLDQLTPANQKTLSWRPRIELFHYPLGAALLLVLAYHATMWLLSSLAERRRRQEAAT, via the coding sequence ATGTACGTGCTTGACCACGCCTGGGCGCTGATCCTCCTGCCTCTGCCCTTTCTCGTCTGGTGGCTGCTTCCGCCCTACCGCGAACAATCGGCCGCCGTCAGAATACCCTTCTTCAAGGACATCACGGCGGCCGCCAATCTCGGACCGACAGAGGGATCCGTCGTCCCGAGGACCAATCTCGGCCAGAAGGCGATTGCACCGATTTGCTGGGCGCTCATCGTGCTGGCGCTGGCGCGGCCACAATATGTCGAGCCGCCGATCGAAAAGACCGAGCCGCAACGCGACCTGATGCTGGCGATCGACCTTTCGCAATCGATGGACACGCGGGATTTTCGCGATCCTGCCGGCAATCTGCAGACCCGCGCCGAGGCCGTTCATAAAGTGGTCGCCGATTTCATCGATCGGCGACCCAATGATCGCCTCGGCCTGATTGCCTTCGGCGATGCACCCTATCCGCTGGTGCCGTTCACGCTCGACCACAAGACCGTAAAACTGATGCTCGCCGACAGCCTGCCCGGCATGGCTGGCCCGCGCACCGCCGTCGGCGACGCGATCGGTCTCGCGATCAAGATGTTCGATGCCAGCACCGCGCCGGACAAAGTGATGATTCTGCTCACCGACGGCAATGACACCGCCAGCAAGATGCCGCCCGACAAGGCCGCCGGCATCGCCGCCGATCGGGATGTGGTGATCCACACGGTCGGGATCGGTGACCCCAATGCGGAAGGCGAACAGAAGCTCGATACGACAACCCTCCAGGGCATCGCCGAGACGACGAAGGGCCGCTACTTCTTCGGACAAGATCAGGCTGGCCTAAAGAACATCTATGAACTGCTCGATCAACTGACACCGGCGAACCAGAAAACACTCTCCTGGCGGCCGCGCATCGAACTGTTCCACTACCCGCTTGGCGCGGCACTCCTGCTCGTCCTCGCCTACCACGCCACCATGTGGCTGCTCTCTTCGCTGGCCGAACGCCGCCGGCGGCAGGAGGCAGCGACATGA
- a CDS encoding formylglycine-generating enzyme family protein: MQVSQKIPPLNETPAAISAREPIWIEGGTFVMGSDKHYPEEAPAHPVKVDGFWIDVAPVTNRQFAAFVEATGYVTEAEKIPDPKDYPGALPEMMRAGSVIFDPPKRINGNSPSQWWNFKFGADWRRPYGRQSNIRGKLDHPVVQVSYLDAKAYAAWAGKDLPTEAEWEFAAKGGLEGAEFAWGNELVPEGRFMANTWHGLFPTENLRPDGFERTSPVASFPPNSYGLYDMIGNVWEWTSDFWSTKHPAPAQKSCCIPSNPRGGEREASFDPRQPTIHIARRVVKGGSHLCAPNYCRRYRPAARHPHEENAATTHIGFRCVRRP; encoded by the coding sequence ATGCAAGTGTCGCAGAAGATACCGCCTCTCAACGAAACGCCGGCAGCGATTAGCGCGCGAGAGCCAATCTGGATCGAAGGCGGCACCTTCGTCATGGGCTCGGACAAGCACTACCCGGAAGAGGCGCCGGCGCATCCGGTGAAGGTCGACGGTTTCTGGATCGACGTTGCGCCGGTGACCAACCGCCAGTTTGCCGCCTTCGTCGAGGCCACCGGCTACGTTACCGAGGCCGAGAAGATACCGGACCCCAAGGATTATCCGGGCGCCTTGCCGGAGATGATGCGCGCTGGCTCGGTGATCTTCGATCCGCCGAAGCGGATTAACGGCAATAGCCCGTCGCAATGGTGGAACTTCAAGTTCGGTGCCGATTGGCGCCGGCCCTATGGGCGGCAGAGCAACATCCGCGGCAAGCTCGATCATCCCGTCGTCCAGGTCTCCTATCTCGATGCCAAGGCCTATGCGGCATGGGCGGGCAAGGATTTACCGACGGAAGCGGAGTGGGAGTTCGCCGCGAAAGGCGGGCTCGAAGGCGCGGAATTTGCCTGGGGTAACGAACTGGTGCCCGAGGGCCGCTTCATGGCGAACACTTGGCACGGCCTGTTCCCGACGGAAAATCTGAGGCCCGACGGCTTCGAACGGACCTCGCCCGTCGCAAGTTTCCCGCCGAACAGCTACGGCCTCTACGACATGATTGGCAATGTCTGGGAATGGACGAGCGACTTCTGGTCGACCAAGCATCCGGCACCGGCGCAAAAGAGCTGCTGTATCCCCTCCAATCCGCGCGGCGGCGAGAGGGAAGCAAGCTTCGATCCGAGACAACCGACGATCCACATCGCCCGTCGGGTGGTGAAGGGCGGCTCGCATCTGTGCGCGCCCAACTATTGCCGACGGTATCGGCCGGCGGCGCGCCATCCGCATGAGGAAAACGCGGCGACTACCCATATCGGTTTTCGGTGTGTTCGGCGGCCCTGA